Proteins encoded in a region of the Drosophila busckii strain San Diego stock center, stock number 13000-0081.31 chromosome 2L, ASM1175060v1, whole genome shotgun sequence genome:
- the LOC108594467 gene encoding protein tiptop, whose protein sequence is MMLHEAVMLEIYRQALSASELTSPRCQSRESNASATAGEARCPSNESHCSANDCLTPAPTPTPTSAAASPVGLPLAATLAPNAAAALLPPQSAAMAAYLAAAQQNHLLLTNPLAAAASLVQQAKEQAQREQHQEMEEEEEEESPALDFSRKRVASEGEAEPEAAGSDEEQLEAAPLDLTVSARKRQTPERVGVAAAEAETPARKLPRGSDYSWVPPMNPYLAAAVGKSGANKALEKMSELSRLATPPPAAAAATVTSGRATVGGRHSAWQSHWLNKGADAAKDVFKCVWCKQSFATLALLTTHMKETQHCGVPSSSPTSAPAAAAAAQQQPPPPRAANSSSSSSSSSTGSSKSELNMLIKDQMPLPRKLVRGQDVWLGKGAEQTRQILKCMWCGQSFRSLAEMTAHMQETQHYTNIISQEQIISWKSGDERQSQTQSTATPTPPSVSAVLTCKVCEQAFGTLKELSAHMAQQSHYKESTSTSTPTPSSPPAAPPAKRCARSQRSEKRKKSLPVRKLLELERSAGSSSSSAALDSALKPLRDFAAATKITCEKCGSKIETALFVEHIRKCLGESMPIPPRRQAQAEPRLASPAGSGAAPPSVLNALEQLIEKSFESRVCRSSFSDAGTPLGASILKRLGIDDSSDYTKPLMDAQAMQLLRSSYALRDRSASESSSASRVESAYTPTPSATPTATALPPPIKSEPLESEELMERPPQQQQQQQQISVKKEFSLERQRSPSAHSERSNASPAAAAAPSATGAAAPESGSLLALNSMFDQLSGTEHNNNNNNGLCFNNNNNNNLTGANKKPKAHPLAALQKLCETTDPPASNTRSASASSAGNGSGSGSDLVAFSWACNEAVLSASAQAGAGAESIIKCAYCDTPFGSKGAYRHHLSKVHFVKDAGEDSPTLKSPAQSPKALPLTSPKRASSRSPATPAQPTPTSSSSSPYDESPQSKFLKYTELAKQLSSKNA, encoded by the exons ATGATGCTACACGAGGCTGTCATGTTGGAAATCTATCGACAGGCGTTGTCAGCCAG CGAGCTGACCAGTCCGCGTTGCCAGTCGCGTGAGTCGAACGCATCGGCGACCGCTGGCGAGGCGCGCTGTCCGTCCAACGAGTCGCACTGCTCGGCCAACGATTGTCTGACGCCagcgccgacgccgacgcccaCATCCGCGGCAGCGTCGCCCGTGGGATTGCCGCTGGCGGCGACACTGGCGCccaatgctgcagcagcgctgctgccgccgcagtCGGCAGCAATGGCCGCGTAtctggcagcagcgcagcagaatcatttgctgctgacgaatccgctggcggcggcagcgtcgCTGGTGCAGCAGGCCAAGGAGCAGGCGCAGCGCGAACAGCACCAGGAAatggaggaggaggaggaggaggagtcGCCGGCGCTGGATTTTAGTCGCAAGCGTGTGGCAAGTGAGGGCGAGGCGGAGCCAGAGGCAGCGGGCAGCGATGAGGAGCAGCTGGAGGCAGCGCCGCTGGATTTGACTGTAAGCGCGCGCAAGCGACAAACGCCAGagcgcgtgggcgtggcagcggcGGAGGCGGAGACGCCAGCGCGCAAGTTGCCACGTGGCAGCGACTACAGCTGGGTGCCACCAATGAATCCGTatctggcagcagctgtgggcAAAAGCGGCGCCAACAAGGCGCTGGAGAAGATGAGCGAGCTGAGTCGATTggcgacgccgccgccagcagcagcagcagcaaccgtcACGTCTGGACGTGCAACAGTTGGTGGCAGGCACAGCGCCTGGCAATCGCATTGGCTGAACAAAGGCGCCGACGCAGCCAAGGATGTGTTCAAGTGCGTCTGGTGCAAGCAAAGCTTCGCCACGCTGGCGCTGCTCACCACGCACATGAAGGAGACGCAGCACTGCGGCGTGCCCAGCAGCTCACCCACATCAGCGccagctgccgcagcagcagcgcagcagcagccgccgccgccacgcgcagccaacagcagcagcagcagctccagctccagcacaggcagcagcaaatccgAGCTGAACATGCTCATCAAAGATCAAATGCCGCTGCCGCGCAAACTGGTGCGTGGCCAGGACGTTTGGCTGGGCAAGGGCGCGGAGCAGACGCGTCAGATCCTGAAGTGCATGTGGTGTGGCCAAAGCTTTCGCTCGCTGGCCGAGATGACGGCGCATATGCAGGAGACGCAGCATTACACGAACATCATAAGCCAGGAGCAAATCATCAGCTGGAAATCCGGCGATGAGCGTCAGTCCCAAACGCAGtccacagccacgcccacgccgccCAGCGTTAGCGCCGTGCTCACCTGCAAGGTGTGCGAACAAGCGTTTGGCACGCTCAAGGAGCTGAGCGCGCATATGGCGCAGCAGTCGCACTACAAGGAGTCCACGTCGACgtccacgcccacgcccagtTCGCCGCCAGCTGCGCCGCCCGCCAAGCGCTGCGCACGCTCGCAGCGCAGCGAGAAACGCAAAAAGTCGCTGCCAGTGCGCAAGCTGCTCGAGCTGGAGCGAtccgccggcagcagcagcagcagcgctgcactGGACTCCGCTTTGAAGCCGCTGCGCGACTTTGCCGCCGCCACCAAAATCACCTGCGAGAAATGCGGCTCCAAAATCGAAACCGCTTTGTTTGTCGAGCACATACGCAAATGTCTGGGCGAGAGCATGCCCATTCCGCCGCGACGCCAAGCCCAAGCTGAGCCACGTTTGGCTAGTCCAGCTGGGTCTGGCGCTGCGCCGCCCTCCGTGCTCAATGCGCTGGAGCAGCTCATCGAGAAATCTTTCGAGTCGCGCGTGTGCCGCTCCAGCTTCAGCGACGCCGGCACTCCGCTGGGCGCCAGCATTTTGAAGCGTCTGGGCATCGATGACAGCAGCGACTATACCAAGCCCTTGATGGACGCCCAggccatgcagctgctgcgctccTCCTACGCTCTGCGCGATCGCAGCGCCAGCGAGTCCAGCTCCGCCAGTCGCGTCGAGTCCGCCTATACGCCCACGCCCAGTGCCACGCCTACAGCTACAGCGCTGCCACCGCCCATCAAATCGGAGCCGCTGGAGTCCGAGGAGCTCATGGAGCgtccgccgcagcagcagcagcagcagcagcagattagCGTCAAGAAGGAGTTCAGCCTGGAGCGTCAGCGCAGTCCCAGCGCCCACAGCGAACGCTCCAATGCCTcgccagcggctgctgctgctccaagcgcaactggagcagcagctccgGAGAGCGGCAGTTTGCTCGCTCTCAATTCCATGTTCGATCAGCTGAGCGGCActgagcacaacaacaacaacaacaat ggCCTTtgcttcaacaacaacaacaacaacaatttgactGGCGCCAATAAGAAGCCCAAGGCTCATccgctggctgcgctgcagAAACTCTGCGAGACGACCGATCCACCAGCTTCGAATACGCGCAGCGCGTCGGCGTCCTCTGCcggcaatggcagcggcagcggcagcgatcTGGTGGCCTTCAGCTGGGCCTGCAACGAGGCGGTGCTGAGTGCGAGCGCCCAGGCCGGCGCTGGAGCCGAGTCCATCATTAAGTGTGCCTACTGTGATACGCCGTTCGGGTCGAAGGGCGCGTATCGTCATCATCTGTCCAAGGTGCATTTTGTGAAGGATGCGGGCGAGGATTCGCCGACGTTGAAGTCGCCAGCGCAATCGCCCAAAGCGTTGCCACTCACATCGCCCAAGCGCGCCAGTTCGCGCAGTCCGGCAACGCCGGCTCAGCCGACGccaacgtcgtcgtcgtcgtcgccttATGACGAAAGTCCGCAGTCAAAGTTTCTCAAGTACACGgagctggccaagcagctgtCCTCCAAGAATGCCTAA